In one Polynucleobacter sp. JS-JIR-5-A7 genomic region, the following are encoded:
- the rsmB gene encoding 16S rRNA (cytosine(967)-C(5))-methyltransferase RsmB, translating into MLDQKTAQSLPLSEAITIAAQAIGEVMSGRSLTEVLDQLDAHERPIVQSLSFDALRKWVRSHELIKQFVPKTPPPEVDHLLSVAIALFMRDGTEGKGYATHTIVDQAVRACGEYDQTMYAKGLVNAVLRKVSLILQPPEGKPSYPPDPISMYVPAWWRANLKRNYSKLWQTILFAQAKRAPFILRVNQKQYTREQYQALLNDAGIASFPIESVAGITLPSALLITNPMPVSELPGFYSGAASVQDAGAQLAAILLNPQPGDLILDACAAPGGKTAHLLELVDCQMVALELDGARLGKIGGNLDRLRLHSEKVKVIRGDASKAAWWDGTLFDKILLDAPCSASGIVSRHPDIPFLRREADIKSLQKKQREILTQVWKMLKPAGLLLYVTCSVFPEEGEEQAAWFAQQHGNALRLDAPGQLLPTEANDGFYYALFKKNGP; encoded by the coding sequence TTGCTAGATCAAAAAACAGCCCAAAGCCTGCCACTTTCAGAGGCAATCACTATTGCCGCACAAGCTATTGGTGAGGTTATGAGTGGCAGGTCTCTTACCGAAGTATTGGACCAACTAGATGCCCACGAGAGACCCATAGTTCAAAGCTTGAGTTTTGATGCGCTGCGTAAATGGGTTCGCTCTCATGAATTGATAAAACAATTTGTACCCAAAACTCCGCCACCTGAAGTTGATCACTTATTGAGTGTTGCAATTGCGTTGTTTATGCGCGATGGTACCGAGGGCAAAGGCTATGCAACCCATACGATTGTTGATCAGGCAGTCAGAGCGTGTGGCGAGTACGACCAAACCATGTATGCCAAGGGCTTAGTAAATGCTGTGCTTCGCAAAGTGAGTTTGATTTTGCAGCCCCCCGAGGGCAAACCTAGTTACCCGCCAGACCCTATCTCGATGTATGTTCCCGCGTGGTGGCGCGCAAACCTCAAGCGAAATTACTCGAAGCTATGGCAAACCATTTTGTTTGCTCAAGCGAAGCGCGCACCCTTCATTTTGCGAGTGAATCAAAAACAATATACGCGGGAGCAATATCAAGCTTTATTAAATGATGCTGGTATTGCATCTTTTCCCATTGAGTCGGTAGCAGGCATTACTTTACCCAGTGCGCTGTTGATCACAAATCCTATGCCTGTTTCTGAGTTGCCGGGTTTTTATAGTGGTGCTGCATCAGTACAAGATGCTGGAGCTCAATTAGCAGCAATTCTATTGAACCCCCAACCTGGTGATTTAATACTAGACGCTTGCGCAGCGCCAGGAGGAAAGACAGCCCATCTATTAGAGCTAGTAGACTGTCAGATGGTTGCGCTAGAGTTAGACGGCGCTCGCCTTGGAAAAATTGGCGGCAACTTAGATCGATTGCGCTTGCACTCTGAAAAAGTAAAGGTAATTCGCGGTGACGCATCAAAAGCTGCTTGGTGGGATGGCACTCTCTTTGACAAAATTTTGTTAGATGCCCCTTGCTCGGCCTCGGGCATTGTTTCTCGACATCCAGATATTCCATTTTTACGGCGTGAGGCAGACATCAAGTCCTTGCAGAAAAAGCAACGTGAAATCTTGACCCAGGTATGGAAGATGCTCAAGCCCGCAGGACTGCTTTTATACGTTACTTGTTCGGTGTTTCCGGAGGAGGGTGAAGAGCAGGCAGCTTGGTTTGCGCAGCAGCATGGCAATGCGTTACGATTAGATGCTCCAGGACAGCTTTTGCCAACCGAAGCGAACGATGGTTTTTACTATGCTTTGTTTAAGAAAAATGGGCCATGA
- the fmt gene encoding methionyl-tRNA formyltransferase, producing MKIVFAGTPEFAAQAMRAIAEAGHEIVLALTQPDRRAGRGMHLQASPVKEFALEKQIPVMQPETLKRNHPDAQKKLQAEEAYQRLSQLDFDAMVVVAYGLILPQEILDISERPGRHGSFNIHASLLPRWRGAAPIQRAIESGDHKTGVCIMQMDAGLDTGDTVLLEELEIAPNETSVTLHDRLAALGAKLIVNTLAQLGGVKPLARMPQSNIGITYAEKILKAEAEIDWSLSAKQIDARIRAFNPFPGASSSFAGHGIKFWNSCMPKEAPSKSGLPGEVLGFGDESIYVQCGSGVLEVLEMQKPGGKRMNAKLCLQTFDVAEKPFCFKTKVEQS from the coding sequence ATGAAAATTGTCTTTGCCGGCACCCCTGAGTTTGCAGCGCAAGCGATGCGCGCAATTGCTGAGGCTGGCCATGAAATCGTGCTCGCGCTCACTCAGCCTGACCGCCGCGCTGGCAGGGGAATGCATTTGCAAGCCAGTCCTGTCAAAGAGTTTGCATTAGAGAAGCAGATACCAGTGATGCAGCCAGAAACGCTGAAACGCAATCATCCTGATGCGCAAAAAAAGCTACAGGCAGAAGAAGCATATCAACGCTTATCCCAGCTTGATTTTGATGCGATGGTGGTAGTTGCTTATGGCTTGATATTGCCCCAAGAGATTTTGGATATTAGCGAGCGTCCAGGTAGGCATGGAAGTTTTAATATTCATGCATCCCTATTGCCTCGTTGGCGCGGTGCCGCTCCCATTCAGCGTGCTATAGAGTCAGGCGATCATAAGACGGGCGTATGCATTATGCAGATGGATGCGGGCCTTGATACGGGCGACACGGTTTTGCTTGAGGAGCTTGAAATTGCGCCCAATGAAACAAGCGTGACCTTGCACGATAGATTAGCTGCTTTGGGCGCAAAGTTAATTGTGAACACGCTTGCTCAGTTGGGGGGTGTTAAACCTTTGGCTCGCATGCCGCAATCAAATATAGGCATTACCTATGCAGAGAAAATATTAAAAGCAGAGGCTGAGATTGACTGGAGCCTGAGTGCAAAGCAAATTGATGCTCGTATTCGGGCGTTTAATCCTTTCCCTGGTGCCAGTAGTAGTTTTGCTGGGCATGGGATTAAATTTTGGAATTCATGCATGCCAAAAGAGGCTCCTAGTAAGTCGGGTTTGCCTGGCGAAGTTCTGGGGTTTGGCGACGAGAGTATTTATGTGCAGTGCGGCTCTGGCGTGCTTGAGGTTTTAGAAATGCAAAAGCCCGGCGGTAAAAGAATGAACGCAAAACTTTGTTTGCAAACATTTGATGTTGCTGAAAAACCATTTTGTTTTAAAACAAAGGTCGAGCAATCTTGA
- the def gene encoding peptide deformylase has translation MALLTVLCYPDPRLHKVAKPVAQVDARVKKIVADMADTMYEAPGVGLAATQVDIHERIVVIDVSDEQNELMVFINPEIIWASAETKSWREGCLSVPEFYDEVERPAQIRLKALDLDGKEFEIEADGLLAVCLQHELDHLQGKVFVEYLSLLKRTRISQKMKKRAKELVGQR, from the coding sequence ATGGCTTTGTTAACCGTCCTTTGTTACCCCGACCCACGCTTGCATAAAGTTGCTAAACCTGTGGCGCAGGTAGATGCTCGTGTTAAAAAAATTGTGGCTGATATGGCTGACACTATGTATGAGGCGCCTGGAGTTGGGTTAGCTGCAACACAGGTCGATATTCATGAGCGCATTGTTGTGATTGATGTTTCTGATGAGCAAAATGAGTTGATGGTTTTTATTAATCCAGAAATTATTTGGGCGAGTGCTGAAACAAAATCTTGGCGCGAAGGCTGTCTTTCAGTGCCTGAGTTTTATGATGAAGTTGAACGCCCAGCCCAAATACGCTTGAAGGCTTTAGATCTTGATGGCAAGGAGTTTGAGATTGAGGCTGATGGACTATTAGCCGTTTGTTTGCAACACGAATTAGATCATCTGCAAGGTAAAGTATTTGTTGAGTACCTATCCTTGCTCAAGCGAACTCGTATCTCACAAAAAATGAAAAAGCGCGCCAAAGAATTGGTAGGTCAGCGCTAG
- the dprA gene encoding DNA-processing protein DprA, with the protein MPSIPRTIRKIVRGDQHYPARLNDLFDPPSCLYIKGNIGLLLMPMIAIVGSRNASAKGLKNASHFAQSLSKAGGTIISGLAKGVDGAAHRATLGLGANHHTLAVCGTGLDIAYPLEHQGLMTTIGHHGLLVSEFPPGVGPKAFHFPRRNRIIAALSLGVVVIEAAEKSGSLITARLACELGREVFALPGPIDDPLFAGCHQLIQQGAKLVRSPQDVLEELIFLKNPI; encoded by the coding sequence ATGCCATCAATACCAAGAACCATCCGCAAAATTGTGCGCGGGGATCAACATTACCCAGCTCGGCTCAATGATCTTTTCGACCCTCCAAGTTGCCTATATATAAAAGGGAATATTGGGCTGCTGCTGATGCCCATGATCGCCATTGTGGGCTCGCGCAACGCCAGTGCCAAAGGACTCAAAAATGCCAGCCACTTTGCCCAAAGCCTGTCTAAGGCTGGTGGCACCATTATTTCCGGGCTAGCCAAGGGAGTTGACGGGGCAGCACACCGCGCCACACTTGGTCTTGGGGCAAACCATCACACCTTAGCCGTATGCGGGACTGGGCTAGACATTGCCTACCCTCTTGAGCACCAAGGACTGATGACGACGATTGGGCATCATGGTTTATTGGTTTCAGAGTTTCCACCGGGGGTTGGTCCAAAAGCTTTTCACTTTCCCAGGCGCAATCGCATCATTGCAGCCCTGTCGCTAGGTGTAGTAGTAATCGAAGCTGCTGAAAAATCAGGCTCCTTAATCACTGCCCGTCTTGCCTGTGAGCTGGGAAGAGAGGTTTTTGCTTTACCCGGCCCCATTGATGACCCTCTTTTTGCAGGCTGCCATCAACTCATACAACAGGGGGCCAAGTTGGTTCGAAGCCCCCAAGATGTGCTGGAAGAGCTCATTTTTCTCAAAAACCCCATTTAA
- a CDS encoding DNA topoisomerase III yields the protein MAKASTKSSSKTSSVDNPKALIIAEKPSVANDIAKALGGFTKHEDYFESDDFLVSSAVGHLLEIAAPEEYDVKRGKWSFANLPVVPPYFDLRPIAKTESRLKVLQKLIKRKDVTSLINACDAGREGELIFRLIAQHAKASQSIKRLWLQSMTPASIRDGFINLRSDEDMQPLADAARCRSEADWLVGINGTRAMTAFNSKSGGFFLTTVGRVQTPTLSIVVEREELIRKFISKDYWEVKAEFIAAAGVYEGRWFDPKFKKDVAEPDARENRLWSEAAAQSIVAACRGKKATVSEEAKPATQLAPQLFDLTSLQREANARFGFSAKNTLGLAQALYERHKVLTYPRTDAKALPEDYLDTVKQTMENLADHSQEYRPFAKQILQGDPKDPKAKAGYGWIKPNKRIFDNSKISDHFAIIPTLESPKSLSEPEAKLYDLVVRRFLAVFYPAAEFRVTTRITEASGHHFKTEGRVLVNPGWLTVYGKSNQADDELVPVQEGEAVQTESVISVPLKTKPPARYTEATLLSAMEGAGKWVDDDEMREAMAEKGLGTPATRAAIIEGLLAERYIVREARELIPTAKAFQLMTLLRGLDVEELTRPDLTGSWENKLSLIEQGKMNRDTFMQEIAQMTQRIVKRAKEYDSDTIPGDYATMTTPCPHCKGPVKENYRRFACEKCGFTISKTPGGRAFEYPEVEELLREKTIGPLQGFRSKIGRPFAAIIKLTEIPEDDADYPNAGFKLEFDFGNTQDDETEAIDFTGRQALGVCPKCSGAVYEDGMRYVCENNTGPSKSCDFKTGKVVLQQEVSAEQIQKLLKEGKTDLLTNFKSNRTGRGFKAYLALGSDGKIGFEFEAKAPGAAKAPAKKRAGASAATKSAAKPKRVSKAKSSSSS from the coding sequence GTGGCTAAAGCATCTACCAAAAGCAGTTCCAAGACCTCATCCGTGGATAACCCAAAGGCGCTGATCATTGCCGAAAAACCCTCGGTTGCCAATGACATCGCTAAAGCCCTGGGCGGCTTTACCAAGCATGAGGACTATTTTGAAAGCGATGACTTTCTAGTCTCGTCTGCTGTTGGCCATCTTTTAGAAATTGCTGCGCCAGAAGAATATGACGTCAAACGTGGCAAGTGGTCTTTTGCCAACCTGCCAGTGGTGCCCCCTTATTTTGATTTGCGCCCGATTGCTAAAACAGAGTCGCGCTTAAAAGTGTTACAAAAATTGATCAAGCGTAAAGACGTTACTTCATTGATTAATGCCTGTGACGCAGGGCGCGAAGGTGAGCTTATCTTCAGACTGATTGCCCAGCATGCAAAAGCATCGCAATCGATTAAACGCCTATGGCTTCAGTCGATGACGCCAGCATCCATTCGTGATGGCTTTATTAACCTGCGTAGCGATGAAGATATGCAGCCGCTTGCTGATGCAGCACGCTGCCGCTCTGAGGCTGATTGGCTCGTGGGTATTAATGGCACCCGCGCCATGACTGCTTTCAATAGCAAGAGTGGTGGCTTCTTCTTAACTACTGTGGGTCGCGTACAAACACCAACTCTCTCTATTGTTGTAGAGCGTGAAGAACTCATCCGCAAATTTATTTCAAAAGATTATTGGGAAGTAAAGGCGGAGTTTATTGCTGCAGCTGGAGTATATGAAGGTCGTTGGTTTGATCCTAAGTTTAAGAAAGATGTTGCCGAGCCTGATGCTCGTGAGAATCGTCTTTGGAGCGAAGCTGCAGCGCAAAGTATTGTGGCAGCTTGTCGCGGAAAAAAAGCAACCGTCAGTGAAGAAGCAAAACCGGCGACCCAGCTTGCACCACAACTTTTTGATTTGACTAGCTTGCAGCGCGAAGCTAATGCACGTTTTGGTTTCTCTGCAAAAAACACACTAGGCCTTGCGCAAGCTTTGTATGAACGCCATAAAGTATTGACTTATCCCCGTACTGACGCAAAAGCGCTGCCGGAAGATTATTTGGATACCGTGAAGCAAACCATGGAGAACCTTGCAGATCACTCGCAAGAATATCGTCCGTTTGCTAAACAAATTTTGCAGGGTGATCCCAAGGACCCCAAAGCAAAAGCAGGTTACGGTTGGATCAAACCTAATAAACGAATCTTTGATAACTCCAAGATTTCTGATCACTTTGCGATCATCCCAACCCTTGAGTCGCCGAAGAGTTTGAGCGAGCCAGAAGCAAAGCTTTATGACTTGGTAGTGCGTCGCTTCTTGGCTGTCTTCTATCCTGCTGCTGAATTCCGGGTCACGACTCGGATTACCGAAGCATCTGGGCATCACTTCAAAACAGAGGGTCGTGTTCTTGTAAATCCGGGCTGGCTAACTGTTTATGGCAAATCGAATCAGGCAGATGATGAGTTGGTGCCAGTGCAAGAAGGTGAAGCGGTTCAAACGGAATCGGTGATTTCTGTGCCCTTGAAAACCAAGCCCCCAGCCCGCTATACAGAAGCAACCTTGCTCTCTGCAATGGAAGGTGCAGGCAAATGGGTTGATGATGATGAAATGCGGGAAGCCATGGCCGAAAAAGGTCTTGGGACTCCAGCAACGCGAGCAGCCATCATCGAAGGCTTGCTGGCCGAAAGATACATTGTGCGCGAAGCGCGTGAACTGATTCCTACCGCGAAAGCATTCCAGCTAATGACTTTGCTGCGCGGCTTAGATGTAGAAGAATTAACTCGCCCTGATTTAACGGGCAGCTGGGAAAATAAGTTATCGCTCATCGAGCAAGGGAAGATGAATCGCGACACCTTCATGCAAGAAATTGCACAGATGACTCAACGCATTGTGAAACGCGCAAAAGAATATGACAGCGACACTATCCCAGGTGACTACGCAACAATGACCACGCCCTGCCCACACTGCAAAGGGCCGGTGAAAGAAAACTATCGTCGCTTTGCTTGTGAAAAATGTGGCTTTACGATTAGCAAAACTCCCGGTGGGCGCGCATTTGAATACCCTGAAGTAGAAGAGCTGTTACGTGAAAAAACGATTGGGCCTTTACAAGGATTTCGCAGCAAAATAGGTCGCCCCTTTGCCGCCATCATTAAGCTAACTGAAATTCCAGAAGATGATGCTGACTATCCAAATGCAGGCTTTAAATTAGAGTTTGATTTTGGCAACACGCAAGATGACGAAACGGAAGCGATAGATTTCACCGGTCGCCAAGCTTTAGGCGTATGTCCAAAATGTTCTGGTGCCGTTTATGAAGATGGCATGCGCTATGTTTGCGAAAACAATACTGGCCCTAGTAAATCTTGCGACTTCAAAACAGGTAAAGTTGTCCTTCAGCAAGAAGTGTCGGCTGAACAAATTCAAAAATTGCTCAAAGAAGGTAAGACGGATTTGCTGACCAACTTCAAATCTAACCGCACTGGGCGAGGCTTTAAGGCCTACTTAGCACTTGGCTCTGATGGAAAAATTGGTTTTGAATTTGA